In Carya illinoinensis cultivar Pawnee chromosome 10, C.illinoinensisPawnee_v1, whole genome shotgun sequence, one DNA window encodes the following:
- the LOC122279778 gene encoding tryptophan synthase beta chain 1-like — translation MTCNMRSSTTHPLVLTAKICPTSSTVWRRNSNLSSKLLLVRAAVSTDFEYKTTLVKEVPVLSDLIMRRRTLTMPQVVETGNEDDEIRKAIGSNNEGRFGRFGGKYVPEILMASLNELQSQFNSILRDLEFQAELATALRDYVGRETPLYFAERLSNHYKNNKGEGPDIYLKREDLSHGGTHKINNAIAQAMIAKRMGRKRVVAATGAGQHGVATAAACAKLSLECTIFVGTKDMEKQPSNLLLMKLLGAQVKSVEGNFKDATSDAIRAWAGDMETSYYLPGTVVGPHPCPSMVREFQSVIGKETRRQAMEKWGGKPDVLLASVGTGSNALGLFHEFIEDKDVRLIGVEGAGLGLESGRHSATLARGDVGVFHGTMSYLLQDEEGQILEPYSIAVGLQYPGVGPELSFLKDTGLAEFHTATDREAIDACQLLCRLEGIIPSLEASHALAFLDKLCPTLPAATKVVVNCSGCGDKDVATLFNHKHHSM, via the exons atgACTTGTAACATGAGAAGCAGTACCACCCATCCTCTAGTTCTTACTGCCAAAATCTGTCCTACATCCAGCACAGTTTGGAGAAGAAATAGCAATCTTTCCTCAAAGCTGCTGCTGGTTCGTGCAGCAGTTAGTACCGACTTTGAGTACAAGACTACTTTGGTTAAGGAGGTTCCGGTGTTGAGTGATTTGATCATGAGGAGGAGGACATTGACAATGCCACAAGTTGTCGAAACAGGCAATGAAGATGATGAAATTAGAAAAGCGATCGGGAGCAATAATGAAGGAAGGTTTGGGAGGTTTGGAGGCAAGTACGTGCCTGAGATATTGATGGCTTCTTTGAATGAGCTTCAATCCCAATTCAACTCCATCTTACGTGACCTCGAGTTTCAG GCAGAGCTGGCAACAGCACTGAGAGACTATGTTGGGAGGGAGACACCTCTCTACTTCGCTGAGCGGCTCTCAAATCACTATAAGAACAATAAAGGAGAAGGGCCAGATATATATCTGAAACGAGAAGATCTCAGCCATGGTGGAACACACAAGATCAACAACGCTATCGCACAGGCGATGATTGCCAAACGCATGGGCAGGAAACGCGTGGTGGCAGCCACTGGTGCCGGACAGCATGGTGTGGCAACAGCTGCTGCTTGTGCCAAACTTTCTTTGGAGTGCACCATCTTTGTGGGCACCAAAGACATGGAGAAACAGCCTTCTAATTTGCTCTTAATGAAACTGCTGGGTGCCCAG GTTAAATCCGTGGAGGGGAATTTTAAGGATGCAACCTCGGATGCAATAAGGGCATGGGCGGGAGACATGGAAACCAGTTATTACTTGCCTGGCACAGTCGTGGGGCCTCATCCATGTCCAAGCATGGTCCGAGAATTTCAATCAGTGATCGGAAAGGAAACAAGAAGGCAAGCAATGGAGAAATGGGGTGGCAAACCAGATGTATTGCTTGCCAGTGTAGGGACTGGTTCTAATGCATTGGGGTTATTCCATGAATTTATTGAAGATAAAGATGTGAGGTTGATTGGAGTTGAGGGTGCTGGGCTTGGCTTAGAAAGTGGTAGGCACTCTGCAACTCTGGCTAGAGGCGATGTGGGTGTTTTTCATGGAACCATGAGCTATTTGTTGCAAGATGAGGAAGGCCAGATTTTAGAGCCATACTCTATTGCTGTGgg GTTACAGTACCCTGGGGTTGGCCCGGAGCTGAGCTTTCTCAAAGACACAGGGCTTGCTGAGTTCCACACTGCCACGGACCGGGAAGCCATTGATG CATGTCAACTGTTATGCAGGTTGGAAGGGATAATTCCTTCATTGGAGGCCTCTCATGCGTTGGCATTTCTAGACAAACTTTGCCCTACTTTACCTGCTGCCACGAAGGTTGTAGTAAATTGTAGTGGGTGTGGAGATAAGGATGTCGCCACACTTTTCAACCACAAACATCACTCAATGTAG
- the LOC122279136 gene encoding polyadenylation and cleavage factor homolog 4, which yields MASTGSENRENPRNLATVTKVVATELPPQKPTQTILDRFKALLRQRDDELRGSAEDDTVTPPSAEEIVHFYDLLLSELTFNSKPIITDLTIIAGDQKEHGKGIAEGICARILEAPVEQKLPSLYLLDSIVKNIGREYVTYFSSCLPEVFCEAYRQVHPNQHNAMQHLFGTWSAVFPPSVVRMIEAQIQFSPSANDQSSGLTPSRASESPRPTHGIHVNPKYLRQLEHSAVDGNIQQARETSALKLYGQKPSIGYDEFDLGQAELLSSQAGDPRLSSTGNAVEEFAADHSSRRLADRSSTAHLKFKYGLGRATGGDEEMSSLHGKHYAGSNHTLQTRTMYNVSNGNEHQQPRALIDAYGNDTGKRSFNDKPLLGQRHDINGIDNKVFTPSWQNTEEEEFDWEDLSRPLVDRSRSNDFLSTSVPPFGRVSVRPAFGVQRASPLMANQAQLPALDNSSMITEDAVPLLSFGRGSMGKIPGFRAERSHILDSRYPQEAWNMPPHLAKGRGRNFHLPLRASGMSSSDGEKSPVDKLPDNDSKIRGPQSIISRFGSSNLDSISVEVQPAVVPASMGARPLLNVHNSRPPSLQPIFSQKRSQFDLINASNNVNNCSPNGYLYMPDQQLDGFGNKELGAMKLSQLPNQRAGLISLNQRNQVQVTPLQLQFLPSQGAHPSSAAVVPPHLVAPRLNHGYKPQMHGAAVSTVLSKPVTGAQLVFPVQNIPNSSLHLQGGTLPLPPGVPPTSSQMIPLTQNAVPVVSNQQTSISGLIGSLMAQGLVSLTRPTPLQDSVGVEFNADLLKVRHESAISALYTDLPRQCTTCGLRFKCQEEHSSHMDWHVTKNRMSKNRKQKPSRKWFVSVSMWLSGAEALGSEAVPGFLPTEVILEKKDDEEMAVPADDDQNACALCGEPFDDFYSDETEEWMYKGAVYLNMPGGLTAGMDRSQLGPIVHAKCRSESSVVSPEDFRQDERGITAEGSQSKRMRLIS from the exons ATGGCATCCACGGGCTCAGAGAACCGAGAAAACCCAAGAAACCTAGCCACGGTGACGAAGGTGGTGGCCACTGAGCTCCCGCCTCAGAAACCAACGCAGACTATTCTTGACCGGTTCAAGGCTCTGCTGAGGCAGCGCGACGACGAGCTTAGGGGTTCGGCCGAAGACGACACTGTCACGCCGCCGAGCGCAGAGGAAATCGTGCATTTTTACGATCTATTGTTGTCGGAGTTAACATTCAACTCGAAGCCCATTATCACGGATCTCACCATAATCGCTGGCGACCAGAAGGAGCACGGAAAGGGCATTGCCGAAGGCATTTGCGCTCGGATTCTCGAG GCCCCAGTTGAACAAAAATTGCCTTCATTATATCTTTTAGATAGTATTGTCAAGAATATTGGCAGAGAATATGTTACATACTTCTCTTCTTGTCTGCCAGAG GTTTTTTGTGAGGCATACAGGCAAGTACACCCTAATCAGCATAATGCCATGCAGCATCTCTTTGGCACCTGGTCAGCTGTATTTCCACCTTCTGTCGTTCGAATGATTGAGGCACAAATCCAATTCTCTCCTTCAGCGAACGATCAATCATCTGGTTTAACTCCCTCAAGAGCTTCTGAATCTCCTCGACCCACCCATGGCATACACGTCAATCCAAAGTATCTGCGTCAGTTGGAACATTCAGCTGTGGATGGT AATATTCAGCAAGCTAGGGAAACCTCAGCTTTAAAATTGTACGGTCAAAAACCTTCCATTGGGTATGATGAATTTGATTTGGGTCAGGCAGAGCTTTTATCCTCACAGGCTGGAGACCCAAGATTGAGCTCAACAGGAAATGCAG TTGAAGAATTTGCAGCAGATCATTCTTCTAGAAGGCTTGCTGATAGGAGCTCCACAGCTCATCTTAAATTCAAGTATGGACTAGGTAGAGCAACTGGTGGCGATGAGGAAATGAGTAGCCTGCATGGAAAACACTATGCCGGTAGTAATCATACCCTACAAACTAGAACCATGTACAACGTCAGTAATGGAAATGAGCACCAACAAccaagagctttgattgatgctTATGGAAATGACACTGGGAAGAGATCTTTTAACGATAAGCCTCTGCTTGGTCAGCGCCATGACATAAATGGTATAGACAATAAGGTTTTTACACCATCATGGCAGAATACTGAAGAGGAAGAGTTTGATTGGGAAGATCTGAGCCGCCCTTTAGTAGACCGTAGCAGGAGCAATGATTTCTTGTCAACATCTGTTCCACCTTTTGGAAGAGTCAGTGTTAGGCCTGCCTTTGGAGTACAAAGAGCTTCCCCTCTAATGGCTAATCAGGCTCAGCTTCCTGCACTGGACAACTCTTCTATGATTACTGAAGATGCAGTCCCCTTACTAAGT TTTGGTCGTGGATCAATGGGGAAGATACCAGGGTTCCGAGCTGAGAGAAGTCACATTCTGGATTCTCGCTATCCACAGGAGGCCTGGAATATGCCTCCCCATCTTGCCAAAGGAAGAGGAAGGAATTTCCATTTGCCCTTACGGGCAAGTGGTATGTCTTCATCAGATGGTGAAAAATCTCCTGTTGACAAGCTTCCTGATAATGATTCAAAAATTCGCGGACCTCAATCTATTATATCAAGATTTGGTTCTTCCAATCTTGACTCTATTAGTGTTGAGGTGCAACCGGCAGTTGTACCAGCATCTATGGGTGCAAGGCCTCTGCTAAATGTGCATAATTCTCGCCCACCATCCCTGCAGCCTATTTTTTCACAGAAGAGGAGCCAATTTGACTTGATAAATGCTAGCAATAATGTCAATAATTGTAGTccaaatgggtatttatatatGCCTGATCAGCAGTTGGATGGTTTTGGAAACAAGGAGCTGGGTGCTATGAAACTGTCACAATTACCTAATCAGCGTGCAGGACTAATTTCTCTGAATCAGCGAAATCAGGTTCAAGTCACTCCTTTACAGCTACAATTTCTTCCATCCCAGGGGGCACATCCATCTTCAGCAGCTGTAGTGCCACCTCATTTAGTGGCACCACGTTTGAATCATGGATACAAACCACAAATGCATGGTGCTGCTGTTAGCACAGTTCTGTCAAAACCCGTAACTGGTGCTCAGTTGGTGTTTCCTGttcaaaatatcccaaatagctCACTACATTTACAGGGGGGAACCTTGCCACTACCTCCAGGTGTCCCTCCCACTTCATCGCAAATGATACCTCTCACACAAAATGCAGTTCCAGTTGTCTCTAATCAGCAGACAAGCATTTCTGGATTGATCGGTTCTCTCATGGCTCAGGGTTTGGTCTCATTGACCAGACCCACGCCTTTACAG GATTCCGTGGGAGTTGAGTTTAATGCTGACCTTCTTAAGGTGCGCCATGAGTCTGCAATAAGTGCCCTATATACTGATCTCCCAAGACAGTGCACAACCTGTGGCCTCCGGTTCAAATGTCAAGAAGAGCACAGTAGTCATATGGATTGGCATGTAACCAAGAATCGAATGTCTAAGAACCGGAAGCAGAAACCTTCTCGTAAGTGGTTTGTAAGTGTGAGCATGTGGCTCAGTGGTGCAGAGGCATTGGGAAGTGAAGCAGTTCCTGGGTTTTTGCCTACTGAGGTCATTCTAGAAAAGAAGGATGATGAAGAAATGGCTGTGCCTGCTGATGATGACCAGAATGCATGTGCATTATGTGGGGAGCCTTTTGATGATTTTTACAGTGATGAGACAGAAGAGTGGATGTATAAGGGGGCTGTCTACTTAAATATGCCTGGCGGCTTGACAGCAGGCATGGATAGATCTCAGTTGGGTCCTATAGTGCATGCTAAGTGCCGGTCTGAATCTAGTGTGGTTTCCCCAGAAGATTTTAGACAAGATGAAAGG GGAATTACTGCAGAGGGTAGTCAAAGCAAACGAATGCGGCTTATTAGTTAG